The Chitinophagales bacterium genomic interval CGTTAGAAATTAATTCTTGTTACTAAGATGTATAAGGTAAGCAACCCGGTTATTTTAACCATGGCACTTTCGATAAACTGATTTACATCAAATGGTTCTGCAGGCGCCTGCGGAGCCGCCAAAGGATCAACACTTGGGATATAAGGAACAACGATATAGGCACCCTTTTCCACTTTGGGATATTTCCGGATAAACGTCCAGCGACGCGGATCTTCCACCGTTCCACCAGGCTGTATTACATAGGTGCGTACCCGTTTGGCGCCATCGGCAAAACCCAATCCGTAACGCTTGATATAGAATTTTGCGCGATGTCCTTCATGATAAGGAGCATTTAAGAATCCCATGGAATCAGCGTATGGATAATTAATCATTCCGGAAATACTCACGAGGTCGTTCGTGGTTGGAATATTGATCTTGTCGCCCGGGCGCAGGATGAAGTTGTATTCACTGCCCGGATCTTTCATCGCCTTTTCCAGCTCCATGAAAATGATGCCGCGGTCGCCTTCCGCACGAACGAGTGTTGCCTGATTGGCATTAGCCCATTGTGATAATCCACCGGCGCGGTTAATAACATCTACCAGTTTTTCTTCCTTGTCATTCATCAGGTAATCGCCCGGATAGGTCACTTCACCGGAGATATTGACCATGCCAGGTGACACACCTGAAAGCAACGACCTAACAAAAACAATGTCATAAGGTTCCAGCTGAAACGATTGCGCATCGCTGCCAATCATCAGTGAAGAGTCGATGGGGAAAGAAGCCACCACTCTTTCCTGTGGCGCCGACTTACCGTTATCACCCTTATATCTTGACACTTCAATTTTGGTATTGGCAGCTTCCCGTTTGATACCACCGGCTGTATAAAGCAGATCGTACAATGTCATGCCTTTCGCATAAGTATATTTACCCGGCAGCCTGATTGCACCGTTGATGCTCACTGTCACAGAATCAATGAACGTGGTTTTATCATACAGGTAAATTTCATCGAGGTTTTTCAGCAACAGGTTGTCGACTGATCTTGTATCCTTAATCACATTAGACGGATTAAAAGGAATATATGATGAGGTGAGATCATCATTCTTGCGAATTACGTAAGCGCGATCGGCCAGTGCATCACCACGAAGGCCATGTGCTTTGGCCAGCACATCGCTGATACGAAGTCCTTCCATATAGTTGAATTCACCCGGCTGCATTACAGCACCGCTGATTTTTACAAACTGGTATAGCTGCCCGGGAACGGTGCTGATAAAAACTTCATCGCCACTGAATAATTCATATTTGCCTTTGATGCGGGCAAGACTGTCGACATTGACATCCAGCAGATTCAGCCGGTTACCAACGTAGCGTTTTACCTGCACCGACTTTGTATACGCTTTCGGTGTCATTCCGCCGGCATAATTAATGAGTGTCATAAGGTCTTCACCGTCGATCAACTCATACTTCATCGGGCGCTTCACTTCACCGGTAATAGAAACTGTTTTGCCTATGGGCGGAACAAAAATGTAGTCATTGTTTTGGAGGAAATAATCATCGCCGGTTCCGGGATTCAGCAGGTAAGCATACACATCCAGCGTTTTCACCGTCTGTCCCTGCCGTTTGATATAGATTTTACGCAATGATCCAAGATCAGTTGGGCCGTTGGCAGCGAGCAATGCATTGAATGCCGTATTCAGTGCGGGAATAGAATAGGTTCCCGGATTAAAAACTTCACCCACGATATTGACACCAATC includes:
- a CDS encoding SLBB domain-containing protein — its product is MNVLLRLSLLFVVLGQLSISQSAFAQDEPPKNAPSSSGTIQAAITENAASLQLLGINPIQVKNTKKAATTTTPATGTPATSTDVAPASSEAAPKNTTNPITTTGAAPAVTPTAATDSPRAYRDTTLLPASELYGYSFFRNKTINMFDRALDAQAGGNYIIGVGDQIGINVWGYSSFSGSYTVDQTGSVFPEGVGKIYVKGLTLDKAKALIRSRFATYLDMPNSQIEVTIIYSRVIGVNIVGEVFNPGTYSIPALNTAFNALLAANGPTDLGSLRKIYIKRQGQTVKTLDVYAYLLNPGTGDDYFLQNNDYIFVPPIGKTVSITGEVKRPMKYELIDGEDLMTLINYAGGMTPKAYTKSVQVKRYVGNRLNLLDVNVDSLARIKGKYELFSGDEVFISTVPGQLYQFVKISGAVMQPGEFNYMEGLRISDVLAKAHGLRGDALADRAYVIRKNDDLTSSYIPFNPSNVIKDTRSVDNLLLKNLDEIYLYDKTTFIDSVTVSINGAIRLPGKYTYAKGMTLYDLLYTAGGIKREAANTKIEVSRYKGDNGKSAPQERVVASFPIDSSLMIGSDAQSFQLEPYDIVFVRSLLSGVSPGMVNISGEVTYPGDYLMNDKEEKLVDVINRAGGLSQWANANQATLVRAEGDRGIIFMELEKAMKDPGSEYNFILRPGDKINIPTTNDLVSISGMINYPYADSMGFLNAPYHEGHRAKFYIKRYGLGFADGAKRVRTYVIQPGGTVEDPRRWTFIRKYPKVEKGAYIVVPYIPSVDPLAAPQAPAEPFDVNQFIESAMVKITGLLTLYILVTRINF